CAATGAGCATAGTGCGAGATGTTATTGGCGAAGGGCGAACGTTAACCATTGATCTCGCGCGCTCATATGAACGGGtacgaggatggcgagagaGATGGGGTTGGCCACCCTTAAGTCCAGAAGCATATGAGCCCCCTCCGCCATACTCTCCAACCTGTAGGTTACCTACACAATCACTTCTAGTATCACCTACCCAGGAGAATATTGATTCATCGCCTATTCGACAGTCTATTTCCCCCATTCCAGAGCAGATCCTGAACCCACCGATTCCAGGCGATCCAGCGCCCTCGGCCGAAGCTCTTTTCGAGAGAGTGAATagctttgccaagaagcatGGCTTTGGTATTGTCCGAAGGAATAAATATTCCTACAAGGGACGGCTGATAAGATACACTTTTCTATGTGATCGGTATGGGCCACCTGAAGCCTCACAAAGCGCCGGTCTTAGGGTCAAAAGATCTCGAAAATGTGGGTGTAAATGGAAGGTTATTGCCGAAGCTCTGCAAGAGGGCAAGTGGCTTCTGCGACAGCATGAAAATCCtgagcatcaccagcacaaCCATGAAAGGAGTATTACCCCATCCTCGCATCCTTCCCATAGACGCCTTACCACATCAGTCAAAGCAGCTATCGAGTCAGCAAGTCGTCGAGCAGGTATTCGGGCTAGCGATGTAGCTGCTATCGTTGAAGCAGAATTCCCTGATACTACACTGCTGCGGAAAGATATCTACAATGCCCGTTGTCTTATTAATCGAGAAAAACTGAGTGGCTATACACCTACTGCGGCATTGATCAAGCTCTTTGATGAGAAGCGCATTCCGTATCTCGCCAAATGGGCTGATAATGAACCTAATAGATtacttggtcttgtctggacGTTTCCCTATTGTCTACAGATGTGGAAGCGCTTCCCTGAGGTTATAAGCTTCGATAATACATATAACACCAATAGATTCAAGCTTCCATTATTTCAAGCCACTGGACAAACCTGTCTCGGGACGGTGTTCAATGCTGCATTTGGCTTAATAGATAacgagaggagagaaggCTTCCAATTTCTTGCCGAGAGCATTCGCGAACTTATTACGAAACACTCAATCAGACAACCTGATGTTATCATCACAGACTTCGACAAGGCAATGAAAGCTGCTCTTCAGGACCAATTCCCGCTTatacagcaacagctctgtATTCATCATATTctttcaaatgttctccTACAATCGAAGAATAGGTGGGTAGGCGGCGGTGAGGGTAGAGCTAGCTTCGCCACTAGTGACAGCGAAGATGTTGCTTCCCAAACACAGGTGCGGCTTGGCACTACAGACAAACATCTGATTAAAGATTCCTCAACTAGCGATAAGATTCCTCATACCTACTAAGGTGTTGTCTTGATGTGGAAGCGGGTTCTCTATGCTGAGACAGAGGAAGCGTTCGAGCAAGCATGGAGAGATCTTTGTAAAGAGTTCGATGATCAGCGGGCGATTCTACAATACCTCTATTCGATCTATCTGCCCGTCAGTGCTCAATGGGCACGCTGCTTTATCCGTCACTATCGTAACTTTGGTATTCGTGTTACATCTGGCacagaagcaagcaacaacaatgtcaaaagctATCTCTTGAACGGCATGAGCCACCTCTACCGACTCGTCGAGGCAATGCAAGACATGATTCACGACCAAGAACGTAGTTTTAAGGATGCATGTGGGCAGGATGATGTCCTTACTGCCCCCCAATACATGGGTTCAATGGGGGACTATCTTGGCGAGCTGCGAACAATTATGTCATCGAAGGGACTGGGGTTAATCAGTAAGCAATACCGCATTGCTCTCAAGTTTATGCCGACGGGTAAGAACCCTTTTCCTGACTCTATTGGACCTTGCGACAACGACTGTACGGTTTCTGTTGAGCTCGGCATTCCCTGCTATCATAAAGTCTATGCAAAGCTAGATTCCGGAACACCTTTCACGAAATGGGAGGTCCATCCACATTGGAGACTCAGGGAATCAGCATCTCGAGACCCATACCTCCGAATTCTTGACCCGAAAATTGCTACTACATTACGTGGGAGACCAAAGAACACTATCCAGGCGGTTCCTGAGAGCCTAGCTATTACGGCAAGCCATCGGTCTGGCAGTCAGACAAGCAGTCAGAGGCAGGGTCGGCATCCCCCGAGTCAATTAATTAGTCACTCAAATGGGCGAAGGCGAGGTCGACCACCAGGGAGCCTCAACAAATCCACCCTTGCCAAGAGAGCAAAAGATTTGAGTCAAGACACTATGGCACGAACCAGTAGCCAGACAAGCGTCTCAACCCGGCAACAGAAAAATAGGCTTCCTGTGGTTCTTGAAGCCGGGAAGTCATCAGGAATGCGCTACAGTGGTCGAAGGACGCAACCAAATGTTCGCAGAACAAGAAGTCAATGGGAATTGGCCAAGAGTGGAGAAGACGATGCAAGTTGTATTGTGGTTATACCGTGAGATAAAATTGAAGTTCTTAACTTACTATAATGTAATAATTAGTGGTTATTTCTGTTTGGTACTCAGTTTTTATGGCTATTACTGATTACGTACTTCTGTATGATTGCGATCTGTGTTGACTTAGTGTGAATCATGTATGAAGACATTTTAGGCGGATGAGTCGCTGcctagtggcacgggccgtgccactaggtatatatataggtatgagagctgtcagccagaattGAATAAGAAGtaagttcaatcgcaacaatCTGAACGCAGTTTTCAAATGGTGGGAGACTAATTGCGCCCGCAATTGTGCACAATTGTGCTTGCAATAGACCAGGCTGTAGGTGATTTAGGAGACGTTAAGGAAGCTGGCTACACCGCCTTTGTTGAGAAGTACCTAAAATTTGGGCGAATCAAAAGTGGTAAAAGTCATGCCGGTGTAAGGTTCATGCcggtgtagccaaagtgtcatgCCGGTATAGCAATTCCCTAAAATATTAGGAGGCATTAGCTCTAGGCTAGCAGTTACTATACTGCTACTTTGCTTTTTAtataaaagagagagaaagagctCTTAAGATTTAGGAAAGGTTAGAGATTATCTTGCGGAATCGTTCATTGCGACACACCATGAAAGTAGTCAAAAGGTTGGAGACATTAAAATTATAGCTCCGTCTGTACTTTCACTAGATTCGTGTATACTATGAGAAGGACAACTCTTGACGATAAAACAAAGAAGAGACACAACAGCATTTCACTTAACTTGTGGTATATCTCTCTACCACATCGTCCTTATATAAGCGGAAGTAGTTGGGTTTTTACATGGATTATGCTGAAGAACCTGGTTGACTGACGCTCTACTCATACAACCTCACCGACTACATGTACACAGAACCATCAATAGACGCACAAACTCAAGTTAATGTCGTTCGAATACCTGCTAGGCCTAGAACAGTGTATGAGGCGCAGAAACAACTGTATTGAGATGGACAGACATGACCGAGGCGTTCTATCGTGAACCCTCCAACTCAGCAGCACACTTTCAAGTGGCTTTCACTGACAGTTCCGGCCCCGGTAGGCTACACACATGTTGAGCGACGTGAGACTGCCATAGCACTCTTCGGTACTCAGTGTTTCAAGCGAACTGCGTACGCATATGCGAAGGCACATCAACGGCTGCTGATGAGGGGCAACTCGTTTAAATACCGCTGAATCTCTTCGCACGTTACACAATCCTCTAATATCGCCGTTTCAAATACCGGTTGCTTCGTATCTACTCGATAAGTCGCAGGAGCATGCATGAGCGGTTTCCTCAATAATGCACGTACGATCACTCATAGATGAAGCTGTCCTGTAAGTGCATCATTTAAGCTGACAAACTTGCTCAATCTCGTATCCTTATCAAGAAATCATTTTCCTCCGCGGTAATACACAGTGGACGTCAGATGTCTGTGGCTGCGACACCGTCAAACATACGCACAGGTCACAGTTACACATCTCTGCAACTGCACATTTAAGGACATCCATTAGCTAATACGGGCTCTCACCGCATGCTTGTATTTAACATATTTACCAAAGTGAGGGGTAAGTTGGCAACAAGCGAATTGAGCAGACATAAGTTGGGTGTTTCCGTGGTTGACGACTTCCAATCACGAATTCCACGCTATAACCTGTAAGAGCGGCAGAGTGTAGGCACACTTATTGTATCAGAACTGCAGACTCGCATCCTTTCCACATGGCTCGCAATACTCTCAGCCTACCCGAAGTTGAGCCCGTTGCTCTGGGGCTAAAGGATGAGTCGAGTGTCAAGTCTGCGGAAATAGATGTTTCCAATGACTATGGCACACCCAATTTACTCTTCCTTTACTACGTGCCGTTCATTCCAGATGACAAAAAGCCAGACCTTGATGCAATTGGAGACGTGTTCCAGACCTGGAACGCGTGGGAACTCGGACAGGCAGAGattcaactcatcaagcatACTGAGGAGGGCAATCTCCCATCCGACGACTCTCTTGCCTCTCGTGTCATCAGAAATAACTACCGATCCAAGGCAATCGACTTTTTCAGGTCAACAAGTGAATCATGGTCAGACTCCCCATACCTTCAAAGCAGTTCCGATTTCTAACAAGCAATGTTTGCTAGGTTGACCGTTGCAAACGCCTCGAGAGACGAAAAAAGCGTTACAACAACGCAGGAGGATGCGCTTGGTGATGTCCGTAGGACACTCCGGACGATTGCCGCGTCGTACAGACTTCAGAGTCAGTTCGGCGTCATTCTTAATGCCCTCAGTGGCCGCATTAAtttggacaaggagaacaaaaTGCACTTCTCTCATGTCTACTACAAGTACGACGGTCGCTCGAAAATGTTTTCGCCAGGCATGTTCTTCGAGTCTTCAGTCAGCCGCTGATACTAACGGGGTCTAGTCATTCAAGACACTACATTCAATATCAACaagcaagaagacgatggGAACAAgggcggcggcaaggatACTTTCACAGTCTCAGTCCAGATTATTGTAAACACTTACAACTTTGACAGAAAGTTTTGGAGAGATAATCGGCATGAAGGAGAGGCTGCCATCCAGAGGGGGGAGCCCATACGCAAGGAAATGGCCTGGGACTTCTATGTGGATAGTTAGTTGAGCACGAGATGGTGACTACATTAGTCATAGCACGTTCCTCATACTCGATCCATGATTTCTCCATACATGTTGCCGGTTCGAGTGAAAACCTCTCAGTACTTAATGCGTTATCTACAACCAGTTGGTCAACGTGGTTTATTGCTGCGCCTCTATGTACAGAATAGACCAAGAATGGATTCTATCGAAGAATACCAAGAGCACTTACATCGATTTTGAATGAACGCTGTGTTTGAAAGGCAACTCTTTCAGACAGTGCCGCTCTCAGATCTCTTTGAGTAGTAGTGTTTTTGAATCACGACACATGGAACAGAGCGCGTCTTCTGCTGGTTTTAAGGGCATATTACTAGAATAGATCTCTAATAGACTCCTCTGGAAGGTATAAACTTTCCACAATCCTACCATTTGCAGAATCGTTACCAAGTCAGGGGCAATGTTTTGTTCTCCGTCAAAGTGTATATTGACACCCGATAAGCCGAGCACCTGAACTAGAGCAGCATCCAAAACCTATGCTCTAGCTGAAACCCACAAGCAAACGGGAACTTTCCATTTCGCACCTGACTATCCAAGTACCGTCTTATTATATTGTTATCTCCTTACTGAAAACGATGTTAGGATTGTCCATGCCACCATTGGTGCAACTGCAGCATCTGTCCAGAGGGCATGATGTGACTAAAAAGACGATTGGGTATTTTACTCGTGCCGTCAAGTAGAAACATCGATCGGGTCAGTAAACACGATGTTATATTATGTCTCGTTGTCTCAGCCAATTCACATTCTCATATGTCCATATGGTTCGCCCTGTTGTTTTGCGGCAGCCCCAccaaagacaaggacaaagatAAAGACGACAAGGCACCATCACATCTCCAACTTACCACCGTCACAACTCGACCACAAAGCTCCTCGGGACATCTCTCGCGCAGGAATCGAACCCGCGGCTAGAGTTTCAAATAATGCCCTGATCAGCTACCCGATGAGGCGTCCAAATGGACCCAACCGCTGACGAGCACC
The genomic region above belongs to Pochonia chlamydosporia 170 chromosome 2, whole genome shotgun sequence and contains:
- a CDS encoding transposase (similar to Metarhizium robertsii ARSEF 23 XP_007817108.2), which encodes MWKRVLYAETEEAFEQAWRDLCKEFDDQRAILQYLYSIYLPVSAQWARCFIRHYRNFGIRVTSGTEASNNNVKSYLLNGMSHLYRLVEAMQDMIHDQERSFKDACGQDDVLTAPQYMGSMGDYLGELRTIMSSKGLGLISKQYRIALKFMPTGKNPFPDSIGPCDNDCTVSVELGIPCYHKVYAKLDSGTPFTKWEVHPHWRLRESASRDPYLRILDPKIATTLRGRPKNTIQAVPESLAITASHRSGSQTSSQRQGRHPPSQLISHSNGRRRGRPPGSLNKSTLAKRAKDLSQDTMARTSSQTSVSTRQQKNRLPVVLEAGKSSGMRYSGRRTQPNVRRTRSQWELAKSGEDDASCIVVIP